The Phycisphaeraceae bacterium genome segment CGACCATGCTTCGCACCTCGGCGGAATCAGGCAGGCGCGAAACGTGGTCGGCGAAGCGGTACGAGGGCTGGTCGTCGGGAGTTGGCTCCTGGAGGTTGGCTGAAAACTGACGGCCGATGGCTGATGGCTGATGGCTTCCGTCCCCTCGCCACCCCCGTCGCCCCTCTTCGCGGCAGACGTTGACCATGCACCGCACGCACCAGCCGTGGATGTGGGCCGTCGGCCCGTCGAGGGGCGGCCCCTTCTCCACGAGGCGGCAGAGGACCTCCGCCACGGCGTCCTCCGCCCGGTCCACCCGCCCCAGACGCACCAGCGCGTAGCGGTACAGCCGGGGCGCGAACTCCGCGATCAGCCGCGCCGCGGGCGCGTTGGAATCGGCGGCCGGGTTTGGAGGGGTCTGCATCGGCATGGGACGCGGGCTCGACGGCACGGGCGACAGCCGCCCCAAGGGTATTGGGGAAACTCGGCGTGGGGTTGAGGGAGACGAACTCCCATGTCACACGAGGTCGTAGGTCAAAACGGCGCGGGTATTGTTCCATGGTTCAGAGGCGCCGTCGCGCCGATGCGATCACCGTTCCCCCAGAATCCGCCTCATGTCGAGGTCGTCGGGGTCGATTTCGTCGCCTGGCTCGGCGTCGCCGGGGCGGGGGCGCACCCACCACAGGTCGGCGGCAGGCAGAGAAAGATCGTTTTCGGTCAGTCCGAACAGCCGCACCCAGGTGTCCACGTGCGAGGCGGGAAGTGGGGGATTGGGCTTGCGGACCGCCTTGGAGTGCCCACCTGATCGAGCCGCGTCGTGGGCCAGGTGGCCGAGGAATGTCTCCGCGCGAAGCGTGCGGCAGCGTCGACGCCTGGCCGACCGGGCGATCTGGCGATCGGAGGACACCACGGTCATGCGGCGGGGCGCGGTGCATCGCGCAATCATGGCTTCGATCACCTCGTCGGCCGAGCGCTCTCCCCCGGCGTAGACAACGCGGGCGTGCCCGACCGCGCCGACGGGCATGCCGGGGCGGGGCACGCCGTCACAGACGAGGCATGATTCCATCCTGCGGTACCGGCTGAGGGCGAGGAGATCGACCAGCCCGGCGGCGTCGATGCCCGCCAGATCGGGCGGAAGGACGCCGGTGACGTGCAGTACGTTGTAGGTGTCGATCAGAAGCGGCACAGCAGGCGAGTGTAGGGAGACGGCGGGGGTGGGGGCCGCTGTCGTCCATCAGTCGTCGGGGATGACATCAGGCACTGGGCGGTTGGCGATGCCGAGAACTGAGAACCGTCGCCCCCACTTGCCCCTTCACGTTGAGCGGGCTTTACTTGCGGTCCACGAACAACGGTTCTTCATCCCACGGGAAAGAGGTCGAGCAAGGCATGGCTATTCGAATCAAGTCGCGCGCGGGGGAGAGCGTGGAGCAGATGCTCCGGCGCTTCAAGAAACTGTGTGAGAAAGAGGGTCTGACGAAGGATATCAAGCGTCGTCAGTACTACGAGAAGCCCTCGGAGCGTGCCCGCCGCGCCATGCGCAAGGCGGAACTGCGCGTCATCAAGGGTGGGATGATGGACGTTCGTCGCTGAAGCGGCTACGCTCTGCCCGTCGGCGGCCGGTTCCGGTCGCCTGTCGTGGCGATATCAAGCCCAAACGAGAAGAGGACCGGGGTGGGACGTGCGTCCCGACGGCTGCGTCCGCCGGATCGCCGTCCGGCAACCCGACCGTCATGACTTGACCGGTCCGCCCCGAGGAGAGAGCCCGAATGTTCTCGACGATTCCGACGCTGTGGTTCCTTGCACCCGCCGGCGCGCTGGTGGCTCTGGCGGCGGCCTACTTCTTCAGCCGGACGGTCATGACCCGCTCCGAAGGCGACGCGGGCATGATCGAGATCGCCTCCGCCGTTCGCTCCGGCGCCATGGCGTATCTGAAACGCCAGTACAAGGTGGTCTCGCTCGTCTTTCTGGTGCTCGTCGTGGTGCTGCTGGTGCTGGGCATGATCGGGGCGCAACCGATCTGGTCGGCTCTGGGCGTGCCCATCGCCGGGTTGTTCTCGGGTCTGTGCGGCTGGTTCGGCATGAAGATGGCCACCAATGCCAGCGCCCGCACGACGTTCGCCGCCAAAAACTCGCTCAACGACGGCTTGACCGTGGCCTTCCGCGCCGGTGCCGTCATGGGCCTGGTCGTGGTCGGCTTCGCGCTGCTGGATGTTTCGGTCTGGTTCCTGCTCTGGAACACCGTGCTCAAGGGCTTCCTGCCCGAGATCGAGCCGGGCATGGAACTGGTGCCGCTGACGACCATCATGCTCTCGTACGGCATGGGCGCCTCGACGCAGGCGCTCTTCGCCCGCGTGGGCGGCGGCATCTACACCAAGGCGGCCGACGTGGGCGCCGACCTGGTGGGCAAGGTCGAGGCGGGTATTCCCGAGGATGACGCCCGCAACCCCGCCACCATCGCCGACAACGTGGGTGACAACGTCGGCGACGTGGCCGGCATGGGCGCCGACCTGTACGAGAGTTACTACGGCTCGATCCTGGCGACGATGTCGCTGGGGGCGGCGGCGGCCTTCGGGGCCGGGCTGCTCAACATGGGCGAATCCACCGCGCTGGCCATGAAGCTGGCCGTGGCCCCCATGGCGCTGGCGGGCATCGGCATCTTCTGTTCGCTGGTGGGCGTGTTCGTGGTGCGAACCAGGGAGGACGCCACCTTCAGCCAGCTGCTCAAGTCGCTGCACATGGGCGTATGGACCGCTTCCGCCATCATCGTGGTGGCGTCGCTCTTCCTGCTTCAGAACCTGATCGGCACGGTGCAGGGACCGGGCGGGGACACCATCATCTCCGGCTGGGGGATCTGGGGGTCGATCGTCACCGGCCTGATCGCGGGGCTGGTCATCGCCTTCGCCACCGAGTACTACACCTCGTACGAGCACAAACCCACGCAGTCAATCGCCGAACAGGCCCAGACCGGTCCGGCCACCGTCATCATCGGCGGCATCGCGGTGGGCATGATCTCCACGTGGGTGCCCATCGCCACCATCGTGATCGGCATCATCCTGGCCTTCCTGTTCTCCAATGGCGATGAGCACTTCCTGATGGGGCTGTACGGCGTGGGCATCGCCGCCGTGGGCATGCTCAGCACGCTGGGCATCACTCTGGCGACCGACGCCTACGGCCCGATCGCCGACAACGCCGGCGGCAACGCCGAGATGACCGGCCAGCCGCCCTACGTGCGCGAGCGGACGGACATGCTCGATTCGCTGGGCAACACCACCGCCGCGACCGGAAAGGGCTTCGCCATCGGCTCGGCGGCGCTCACCGCCATGGCGCTGCTGGCGGCGTACATTTCGGTGGTGCAGGAGAATCTGCACAAGATCACCACGCCCACCGCGGAGCAGGCCCAGGCCATCATCGCCGCGTCAGGCGAGGTGAAGGCCCACGGCGAACACGACCGTCGGATTGCCGCCAAGTATCTTGGCCACGGTGAGTTCGCCCTGGTTCGACTGGCCGCGGACAACACCGCCGAGGCGCGCTTCGGCGGGCTGCTGCTCGCCAGCGGATCGGTGCGGCGCGAGCTCGACGCCGAGTTCGTCGGCAAGGTCATGCCGGGCGGCTTCGCGGCGCACTGGAACGACGAGGACAAGGTGCTCAACGTGGTGTGGGAGATGCCGCACGGCGACCACTCGCACGAGGCGGAGTTCACGCTCGTGCCCACCGACCGCGCCACGCTGGCCCAGGTGATGGCCTTCTACGACGTGACCCTGATGAACCCGCGCGTCCTGGGCGGGCTGTTCATGGGCGTGCTGCTGGCCTTCGTGTTCTGCGCCATGACGATGCAGGCCGTCGGCCGCGCCGCGTACCGCATGATGAACGAGTGCCGCCGGCAGTTCGGCATCATGCGCGACGCCTTCCGCAGGAAGGGCATGAGCGAGTCGGACATCGCCGACGCCACCAAGTGGCCCAAGAAGATCGACGTGAGCGGCAAGACCTATCCCGACTACGCTGAGTGCGTGGCCATCTCCACCGCCGGGGCGCAGAGGGAAATGGTCATTCCGGCCCTGCTGGCCATCATCGTGCCCGTGATCGTGGGGCTGATTCTGGGCGTGGGCGGGGTGATGGGCCTGCTGGCGGGCGGGCTCACCAGCGGCTTCGCGGTGGCGATCTTCATGGCCAACGCGGGCGGCGCCTGGGACAATGCCAAGAAGTACATCGAAAAGGGCCACTTCGGCGGCAAGGGCTCGCAGCCCCACAAGGCCGCCGTCACGGGCGACACCGTGGGCGACCCCTTCAAGGACACCTCGGGGCCGTCGCTGAACATCC includes the following:
- a CDS encoding sodium-translocating pyrophosphatase, producing the protein MFSTIPTLWFLAPAGALVALAAAYFFSRTVMTRSEGDAGMIEIASAVRSGAMAYLKRQYKVVSLVFLVLVVVLLVLGMIGAQPIWSALGVPIAGLFSGLCGWFGMKMATNASARTTFAAKNSLNDGLTVAFRAGAVMGLVVVGFALLDVSVWFLLWNTVLKGFLPEIEPGMELVPLTTIMLSYGMGASTQALFARVGGGIYTKAADVGADLVGKVEAGIPEDDARNPATIADNVGDNVGDVAGMGADLYESYYGSILATMSLGAAAAFGAGLLNMGESTALAMKLAVAPMALAGIGIFCSLVGVFVVRTREDATFSQLLKSLHMGVWTASAIIVVASLFLLQNLIGTVQGPGGDTIISGWGIWGSIVTGLIAGLVIAFATEYYTSYEHKPTQSIAEQAQTGPATVIIGGIAVGMISTWVPIATIVIGIILAFLFSNGDEHFLMGLYGVGIAAVGMLSTLGITLATDAYGPIADNAGGNAEMTGQPPYVRERTDMLDSLGNTTAATGKGFAIGSAALTAMALLAAYISVVQENLHKITTPTAEQAQAIIAASGEVKAHGEHDRRIAAKYLGHGEFALVRLAADNTAEARFGGLLLASGSVRRELDAEFVGKVMPGGFAAHWNDEDKVLNVVWEMPHGDHSHEAEFTLVPTDRATLAQVMAFYDVTLMNPRVLGGLFMGVLLAFVFCAMTMQAVGRAAYRMMNECRRQFGIMRDAFRRKGMSESDIADATKWPKKIDVSGKTYPDYAECVAISTAGAQREMVIPALLAIIVPVIVGLILGVGGVMGLLAGGLTSGFAVAIFMANAGGAWDNAKKYIEKGHFGGKGSQPHKAAVTGDTVGDPFKDTSGPSLNILIKLIAIVSVVFAGFIVAYGPTVAGMIGL
- a CDS encoding NYN domain-containing protein; this translates as MPLLIDTYNVLHVTGVLPPDLAGIDAAGLVDLLALSRYRRMESCLVCDGVPRPGMPVGAVGHARVVYAGGERSADEVIEAMIARCTAPRRMTVVSSDRQIARSARRRRCRTLRAETFLGHLAHDAARSGGHSKAVRKPNPPLPASHVDTWVRLFGLTENDLSLPAADLWWVRPRPGDAEPGDEIDPDDLDMRRILGER
- the rpsU gene encoding 30S ribosomal protein S21; this translates as MAIRIKSRAGESVEQMLRRFKKLCEKEGLTKDIKRRQYYEKPSERARRAMRKAELRVIKGGMMDVRR
- a CDS encoding sigma-70 family RNA polymerase sigma factor, translating into MQTPPNPAADSNAPAARLIAEFAPRLYRYALVRLGRVDRAEDAVAEVLCRLVEKGPPLDGPTAHIHGWCVRCMVNVCREEGRRGWRGDGSHQPSAIGRQFSANLQEPTPDDQPSYRFADHVSRLPDSAEVRSMVEALGHLSERQAEAVILRVLMGLPVAACAAAMNCAEGTVKALTHQGLASLRLRLAHLAAERNAGGAS